ATATTGCATTTTATTGATTTCCATCAGGCCTCTAAATCGGTCTTCCCACCTAAAAAGGTGGGTAAATCCTGACGCCCACCCCGCTGTGTATATATGCTTAAAAAGGCATGATTGTGCTTTAAAGCGTCCAAATTAAGGTGAAAGCGCCGCAGCCCTGCCTCGCTTGCGCGCAGCAATCGCTCAGAGCGCGCAAACGCCGCTTGCAGCGCAAGCCAGTCCAAGCCGGCAGCGCCCTCCTGCGATTGGCACCAATCAAACAATTTGGTTTTGAAGGTTTCAACCTCGGCCAACTGATGAAACGCCCCATTGCGCAGCGCTTCACATTCTTTATCAAGCATTGCCAGAATAGTTTCGCTGGTAAACGCGGCAGACTCAGTCATTCAAGGCGCGGTTTTTTAGCGCAGAATATACTGCCTCGGCCAAGCCAAACCTGCTTTGTGTGCTTAGCGCTTCGGCCAAGCCCTGCACCAGATAAGATTGAAAATGTGCTTCACCGGCACCGCCGCTAAACCCATCTGGCATCTTCAAAATCTTTGCTGACTTTAGCATCTCGGCCAAAAAGCTGGTTTCCAAATCCTTCGCCGCTTTTCGTAAACGGATATCGGTATGGCTTGGATCCCGGTTTAACCCGTGAAGGGCGGTGGGAGCTGGCTCCATGATATGTTCCTTTTTAAGAATAATATCGGCAGTCTAAAGGCGGGCGGTAAAGAAGCGGTAACCAAATTCTGGTAACACCGGGCTGATCAGATTTTCAAACTTTGGACATCATAATGTTTTCCAGCCCTCACAGCGGCGATTTTCAAAATGCAAAATACCCCGCAGCCAAGCCGGCGGCCATCGCAAAGGCTGTTTCGGTTAAAGCCCCGCACATCGCCGAGAGGCAAGACAAGGCGGGCCGGTTTCACTACGCCTGGAACAGATCTGCTGCCCGTCTGCAGAAAAAAGATAGCTCAGAAGAACAAGCCTTGGCGATTGCTGTAATGCCTGCAGAGCCCCACAGACCTTCCTGCAAATCGTTCCTGCTGCCTCTCTCCCATCAGAACCTTCCGCCGATGCGCCGGCCGCTCCCGCAAATTCCGCAAAAAGTGATGGAAATATTGCAAAGCGCGGAATCAACAGAATCGCCGGGCGATCCGATAGTTCAATCAGCTGCACCCGTCCTCAATTCCCAAAAAACAGCGGCTGAAACTGCAAAATGCATGCCGGCGAAACGCCCTATGACGCTAAATATTTGGACAGAGCGGCGCGCGGATCATTGCTGCATCACGCAAATTCACCTGCAATTTGACGCTTCTGAACATATCAAACTGAAGCTCGAGCCTGTGGCCGATAGGTCAATAAGGATTGAGATGGGTACGAATTTAAACGCCACTATTGAGCGCTTTCAGCGCAGGAGGGCTGATTTGAAACGCTTCTTTTTAAATCAGGGCTACCACACGGTTGAGATCACGCTCACACATACCCCAGAGGCAAAAACACTGGTCAGTCAATCGAGTCATAGCATTCAGGCCGCTTTGGCCGAAGATCTCAGCACAAAGCCGCAAGCCGTGGCCACAACAGTTGCGCTGCCATTCAGGTCAAACGACGCGGCCCAGCGCCTCACACTTAGCCTCTGAAAGGAACCCTCTTTTGCTTGAACCCATATCCGCCATCGATCTGAGCCCAACAAACCCCGGCAACCCGTCGCAGCCCTCGCCGCTCAGCAGCGATTTTAATGCGTTTTTGAATATGCTGACGACGCAACTAAAACATCAAGATCCATTAAATCCGGTTGATTCTGCAGATTATGCCATGCAATTGGCCGCCTTTTCGACGGTGGAACAACAGGTTTTATTGAACCAAAAAATGGATGTGCTGCAAAATAATTTACACCAGAACACTTTGGCCAGCCTATCTAACTGGATGGGAAAAACGGTCAAACTGCCCGGATCATTCACCTATTCTGGCGGCGAAGTCACCGCTTTGATCACCCCGCCAACGGGCAGTGAGAAAACAGATTTTATCGTACGAGATGCAACAGGGACGGAAATCTTTCGCCATAGGCTTGGCGCGCAAGATCAAGAATTCTCATGGGCGGGCACCACCTCAGAGGGCGCTGTAGCGCCGGTTGGACCTTATAATTTCGCCCTTGAAGGCTTTGCGAAAGATCAATCATTGGGGGTTTTTGAACTTGCCAGTTTGCAAACCATTGAAGAACTATCGCAATCCGCTGAGGACATATTGGTCACGCTTGGAAATGGCCAAACCCTTCCGTGGAAAAACCTTACTGGCCTTCGCTAACGCAGAAAACTTGCACCTGCCAAAGACATCCCTTAATCGATCGGGCAGTCTGAAAGGATAAGCGCCCGTGCCCATCGCCAGTTTAGAGAAATCTTTGCATGCGCAAGGGCTGTTGCAAATACCTGCGCAATGGGTCGCGCTTTCGGGGGGGCGCTCAAACCGCGTTTGGCGCGTTTCACAAGCTGGCGCGCAAGATCTCTGCGTAAAACTATATCCACAAACCGCGTGGCAGAACCCGCTTTTTGCAAATGATCCTGCGGGCGAATATTATTGCCTAGAAAATCTTCACGCAGAAAAGCTTTGTCCAAAGCCACTAGGGTTGGTAGAGACGCCCCAAGGGCGCTGCTTGGTTTATCACCATCACCACGGGGTCAGTTTCAGCGATCAAACCGCGCCAGTCGGCCAATTGCTGGCGCGCATCCATAGCCGGCCCGCGGTTCCGGCCGATTCAAAAGCCATAAGACACGCGCCCTGTGGATCCAGTGAATTAAACGCCCATACTATGCAAATTTTGCAACGATGCGAGGGGCCAGAGCGCGCGCTGTTGGAACGCCTACGGCCGACCATCCCTGTAAAAAAACCAAAAGAAGTATGTTTAATTCATGCAGATCCGGTGGCAAACAATATCGTGATATCAAGCCAAACGGCCCTGCTGATTGATTGGCAAAGCCCTGCTTTGGGTGATCCAATGGAAGATCTAAGCCATTTCTTATCGCCCGCAATGCAACGCCTTTATCGTGGCAAAATACTAAACGCAAAACAGCAAAAGCAGGTTTTAAACGCGTATCAAGCGCAATATCCCCGTTTCGACTTTGCGCGTTTTGAACGATTATACCCGCATTACAGCTGGCGCATTGCCGCCTATTGCCTCTGGCAAAAACTGCAAGGCAATTCAGATTATTCAGATGCGTTTGATCAAGAACTCACAGCATTAAAGGTTAAAGCATAAGCGGCAAACAATAAACCAAGGCGCCGCCCAAAGCCATCGCTCCGGAAAACAACGCCACCCGCAATAAGGTTGAGTGTGGCGCGGCCTGCTGCGCGGGTGCAGATTGCTGGATCAACGCCGCCTCAACCAAACCCGGCAGGCGGGGGCCAAAGCGCGCCAAAACGCCCGCTGCTTTGGACAAATCGCGCAATAACGCCAGCGGCCCGATACGTTTGCGAATGTAATCCTCAACCACTGGCCGCGCGACTTGCCAAATATTGATTTGCGGGTTCAAAGAGCGGGCAACCCCCTCAACCACCACCATGGTTCGCTGCAATAAGATCAGCTCGGTTCGGGTTTCCATGCCAAATTTTTGTGTTACTTCAAATAAATAGCTCAGCAAGCGGCCCATCGATATTTGCGTTGCATCCATGCCAAAAATAGGCTCGCCGACGGCGCGCAATGCCCGCGCAAATTCATCGACATCCCGATCTGCGGGCACATAGCCTGCTTCAAAATGCACCTCTGCCACACGTTTGTAATCGCGGCGGATGAACCCGTATAAGATTTCGGCATAGACGCGGCGCGTATATTCATCAATATGCCCCATAATTCCGAAATCATACGCGATAATATCGCCATTTGCGGCCACTTTTAAATTACCCTGATGCATATCCCCGTGAAAATACCCATCGCGCAGCGCATGGCTGAGAAATAATTTTAGAACCCGATCCCCCAACTGGGCCAAATCATGCCCCGCGGCCAGCAGGGCCTCATTATCGCCCAGCGGTGCCCCTTCGGCCCAATCCAGCGTCATCACCCGGCGCCCCGATAGGGGCCAATTCACTGCGGGCAATTGAAACCCTGCATCAACACCCTGCGTATTGGCGGCAAATTCCGAAGCCGCCGAACTTTCAAGGCGCAGATCCAATTCGCCCATCACAACGCCTTCAAAATGTGAAATCACATCCACAGGGCGCAAGCGGCGCGATGCGGGTGACAAAAGCTGCACCATGCGGGCCGCCAAATAAAACGCATCAATATCTTTGCGGAAGGCTTTTTCGATTTTGGGTCGCAGAACTTTCACCGCAACATAAGCACCCGTTTTCAGCAAACGGGCTTTATGAACCTGCGCGATAGAAGCCGCGGCCACAGCATCGCTGAATTCCGAAAACACCTGATCGGGATCTATGCCGATTTCCTCTGCAAAGCTGGCTTTGGCCTTTGCGACCGAAAATGGCGGCAGCTTATCCTGCAAAATGCGCAATTGCTGCGCCAAATCATGGCCCACTAAATCTGGCCGGGTTGATAATATCTGACCAAATTTAATATAGGCCGGCCCCAAAGCAGACAAGGCGCGCGGGGCAGGCGGCATGGTTGCATCCCCCTTCAACCCCAACCAGGCGAAGGGCCAACCCAAAATACGCGCGGTGATGCGCAGCGCGCGCGGAGCCTCCATCGCATCTAAAACTGCGCGCATGGCGCCCGTCCGCTCAAGCGTGGCGCCCGTGCGCACCAAACGCCATATATTATGCGGACCCCGCATCTAGATTTTCCAACCCGAATGCAAACACGCAATCCCCATGGTCAGATTACGGTATTTGGCGTTTTCGAACCCCGCTTTGCGCAGCATCGACAGAAACGTCTCTTGATCGGGAAATTGCCGAATCGACTCGACAAGATATTGATAGCTATCGCGGTCATTCGCGATAATCTGACCCATCACTGGAATGACATTGAATGAATAGCGATCATACGCCCATTGCAGCGTGGTATTGGGAATATGTGAAAACTCAAGCACCACCAAACGCCCGCCCGGTTTCAGCACTCGAAACGCCTCGTTTAAAGCCTCTTGCGGGCGGGTGACGTTGCGAATTCCAAAGCTGATCGTATACACATCGAAGCTGTTATCTTCAAATGGCAGATGCATTGCATCCCCGACCACCCAATCCAGCTGGTCGTGCATTTGCGCGGCTTCTGCGCGTTTACGCCCTGCAATCAACATCGCTTCGGTTAAATCTAACACCGTGGCATGGGCGCGGCCGGCTCTTTTTAAAAAGCGGAAAGAAATATCGCCCGTACCGCCTGCCACATCCAGTAGGCGTTGACCTGCGCGGGGCGCCAACCAATCCATCATCGCATCTTTCCAAATACGATGTACGCCCCCCGACATCACATCATTCATAATATCATATTTCGAGGCAACGCTGCCAAAAACACCCTGCACAAGATCGGCTTTATCCGCCTCAGATACGGTTTCAAATCCGAAATGGGTTGTGGTTTCGCCCTGATCATTCATCGCAACTGCCTTTACCTTAATAAGTCGTGTTATATAGCGGAACAGCTTGAATACAATGCGGCACTTGCGTCTTTGGCCATCGCGTTTTTACAATAGAGCTTATGCGCAGGGCGATCAGCGCCGCGTGCAGATTCGTAACTGCCCCAAAAGGGGCGCAACAGAAAAGCAATAGCATGCCCGAACTGCCTGAAGTTGAAACCGTCATGCGCGGATTGGAGCCCGCAATGAAGGGCGATGTGATAAAATTGGCCCAGGTAAACCGGCCTGATCTGCGCTGGCCCTTTCCAACACAAATGGCAAAAAGGCTCACCGGGCAGAAAGTTCAACGATTGCGCCGGCGCTCAAAATATATTCTGGTGGATTTATCTGGCGGAGAAACCCTTCTGATGCATCTGGGCATGTCAGGGCGCATATTGGTTTCAGGCGACCCGCTGGGGCGCTTTGTGCAAAGCCCCGCGGCCATTGGCAAACATGATCATGTGATCTTTCACATGGAAAAAGGCACCCGCGTCACTTTCAACGATCCGCGTCGCTTTGGAGCTATGGATCTGATGCAAACCACGGCTTGCGAAAGCCATCGATTGTTGCGCGATATAGGCCCCGAACCTTTGGGAAATGCTTTTGATGAACCCTATTTCTTCAATCACATAAAAACACGGCGTGCACCGATCAAATCCTTAATGCTGGATCAAAGTCTGGTCGCGGGTTTGGGCAATATTTACGTATGCGAAGCGCTCTTTCGTGCGGGTATTGCCCCGCATCGTGCGGGGTTTCGATTGGCTCCAAAGCGGATAAAATCGTTGGTTCCAATTATTCGCGATGTCTTGAATGAAGCAATTGCAGCCGGTGGATCATCTTTGCGCGATTTTCGTCAGGCTG
The sequence above is drawn from the Rhodobacteraceae bacterium IMCC1335 genome and encodes:
- a CDS encoding flagellar biosynthesis protein FlgJ, producing the protein MEPAPTALHGLNRDPSHTDIRLRKAAKDLETSFLAEMLKSAKILKMPDGFSGGAGEAHFQSYLVQGLAEALSTQSRFGLAEAVYSALKNRALND
- a CDS encoding phosphotransferase codes for the protein MPIASLEKSLHAQGLLQIPAQWVALSGGRSNRVWRVSQAGAQDLCVKLYPQTAWQNPLFANDPAGEYYCLENLHAEKLCPKPLGLVETPQGRCLVYHHHHGVSFSDQTAPVGQLLARIHSRPAVPADSKAIRHAPCGSSELNAHTMQILQRCEGPERALLERLRPTIPVKKPKEVCLIHADPVANNIVISSQTALLIDWQSPALGDPMEDLSHFLSPAMQRLYRGKILNAKQQKQVLNAYQAQYPRFDFARFERLYPHYSWRIAAYCLWQKLQGNSDYSDAFDQELTALKVKA
- the ubiB gene encoding 2-polyprenylphenol 6-hydroxylase yields the protein MRGPHNIWRLVRTGATLERTGAMRAVLDAMEAPRALRITARILGWPFAWLGLKGDATMPPAPRALSALGPAYIKFGQILSTRPDLVGHDLAQQLRILQDKLPPFSVAKAKASFAEEIGIDPDQVFSEFSDAVAAASIAQVHKARLLKTGAYVAVKVLRPKIEKAFRKDIDAFYLAARMVQLLSPASRRLRPVDVISHFEGVVMGELDLRLESSAASEFAANTQGVDAGFQLPAVNWPLSGRRVMTLDWAEGAPLGDNEALLAAGHDLAQLGDRVLKLFLSHALRDGYFHGDMHQGNLKVAANGDIIAYDFGIMGHIDEYTRRVYAEILYGFIRRDYKRVAEVHFEAGYVPADRDVDEFARALRAVGEPIFGMDATQISMGRLLSYLFEVTQKFGMETRTELILLQRTMVVVEGVARSLNPQINIWQVARPVVEDYIRKRIGPLALLRDLSKAAGVLARFGPRLPGLVEAALIQQSAPAQQAAPHSTLLRVALFSGAMALGGALVYCLPLML
- the ubiE gene encoding bifunctional demethylmenaquinone methyltransferase/2-methoxy-6-polyprenyl-1,4-benzoquinol methylase UbiE; this encodes MNDQGETTTHFGFETVSEADKADLVQGVFGSVASKYDIMNDVMSGGVHRIWKDAMMDWLAPRAGQRLLDVAGGTGDISFRFLKRAGRAHATVLDLTEAMLIAGRKRAEAAQMHDQLDWVVGDAMHLPFEDNSFDVYTISFGIRNVTRPQEALNEAFRVLKPGGRLVVLEFSHIPNTTLQWAYDRYSFNVIPVMGQIIANDRDSYQYLVESIRQFPDQETFLSMLRKAGFENAKYRNLTMGIACLHSGWKI
- the mutM gene encoding bifunctional DNA-formamidopyrimidine glycosylase/DNA-(apurinic or apyrimidinic site) lyase produces the protein MPELPEVETVMRGLEPAMKGDVIKLAQVNRPDLRWPFPTQMAKRLTGQKVQRLRRRSKYILVDLSGGETLLMHLGMSGRILVSGDPLGRFVQSPAAIGKHDHVIFHMEKGTRVTFNDPRRFGAMDLMQTTACESHRLLRDIGPEPLGNAFDEPYFFNHIKTRRAPIKSLMLDQSLVAGLGNIYVCEALFRAGIAPHRAGFRLAPKRIKSLVPIIRDVLNEAIAAGGSSLRDFRQADGELGYFQHQFDVYGREGAPCNASGCKSLIRRIQQSGRSSFYCPSCQT